The Gemmatimonadota bacterium nucleotide sequence GGTCAACTCGAGTGCTGCAATAATGCCAGAAGGCGTCAGATCAAAGTGTTCCTTAATCAAAGCGACGATTTTTGATTCTTCAATTTTGCCCGTGCCAAACGTATCTACGGCGACCGAAACGGGTTTTGCCACCCCAATAGCGTAGGCCAATTGCACTTCACATCGAGATGCGAGGCCCGCTGCCACGACATTTTTTGCGACCCAGCGCGCGGCATAATGCCCACTGCGATCTACTTTGCTCGGATCCTTGCCGGAAAACGCCCCGCCGCCGTGACGTCCCATCCCACCGTACGTATCCACAATAATTTTTCTTCCGGTCAATCCACAATCGCCGTGTGGCCCACCTACCACAAATTTGCCGGTTGGGTTGACGTGATAAATCGTATCCCCATCCAGAAGATGCGTGGGCACCACCTCGCGAATAACTTTCTCCTTCACATCCCTTACAATCTGCTCGTGCGATACCTCTTCATCGTGCTGCGTCGAAACCACCACTGTGTGAACGCGAACCGGATCGTCCCTATCGTATTCCACTGTCACCTGTGCTTTGCTATCAGGGCGCAAATACGAAAGCCCTTTGTCTTTGCGAATTTGCGCGAGTTCTGCCACCAATTGGTGAGACAGGGTAATGGGCAAAGGCATTAATTCTGGTGTTTCTCGACACGCATATCCAAACATCATTCCCTGATCGCCCGCTCCTTGCTCGGCGTGCAACCCTTCTCCCGCTGTTACCCCTTGTGAAATATCGGGCGATTGCTGGTCTAA carries:
- the metK gene encoding methionine adenosyltransferase, whose translation is MGRLFTSESVSEGHPDKVADQISDAVLDAMLKKDPKSRVACETLVTTGLVVVAGEVTSKAVVDFQSLVRGVIKEIGYTDSSYGFDYRSCAVLVALDQQSPDISQGVTAGEGLHAEQGAGDQGMMFGYACRETPELMPLPITLSHQLVAELAQIRKDKGLSYLRPDSKAQVTVEYDRDDPVRVHTVVVSTQHDEEVSHEQIVRDVKEKVIREVVPTHLLDGDTIYHVNPTGKFVVGGPHGDCGLTGRKIIVDTYGGMGRHGGGAFSGKDPSKVDRSGHYAARWVAKNVVAAGLASRCEVQLAYAIGVAKPVSVAVDTFGTGKIEESKIVALIKEHFDLTPSGIIAALELTRPVYRSTAAYGHFGRGEFTWEQTGKAQVLKKAAGL